A genomic region of Pyrus communis chromosome 14, drPyrComm1.1, whole genome shotgun sequence contains the following coding sequences:
- the LOC137715883 gene encoding SAGA-associated factor 11-like isoform X1, translated as MSLPNEENDMSSSPDAQFSSHVFGDLLDSIIVDVASECHRIAKLGLDRNFEEEEEELRLSAQARVRVADPSNSGEANGKYVVDIFGQNHPSVASEVFECMNCGRSIVAGRFAPHLEKCMGKGRKARLKVTRSSTAAQIRNSRGNPASTYSTYSNSNSTNRLSNGASAVAGEEYSNGALEEP; from the exons ATGTCGCTtccaaatgaagaaaatgatatGTCCTCTTCTCCCGATGCTCAG TTTtcatctcatgtttttgggGACCTCCTCGATTCAATTATTGTTGATGTTGCATCTGAGTGTCATCGAATAGCAAAATTGGGTCTTGATCGTAattttgaagaagaggaagaagaactaAGGCTTTCAGCCCAAGCACGGGTGAGGGTAGCTGATCCTAGTAATAGTGGTGAAGCAAATGGCAAGTACGTGGTTGACATATTTGGGCAGAATCATCCTTCTGTAGCCAGTGAAGTGTTTGAGTGCATGAATTGTGGTCGGTCTATCGTGGCTGGGAGGTTTGCTCCTCATCTGGAGAAGTGTATGGGAAAG GGTAGAAAGGCTCGCCTCAAGGTGACAAGAAGTAGCACGGCTGCACAGATTCGGAATTCACGGGGAAACCCTGCATCTACGTACTCCACATATTCAAATTCCAACAGCACAAACCGGTTATCAAATGGAGCATCCGCTGTTGCTGGTGAGGAGTACTCGAATGGTGCATTGGAAGAGCCATGA
- the LOC137715529 gene encoding receptor-like protein kinase FERONIA produces the protein MPVFNFVTGVHNVVQVTRASFHSCNEEERIGSSLTTSPANITLTSAGDHYYICNFSNHCQAGMKLAVTVSNASRELPQSRTVLLVLSVVLGILFLSSILMIILPPLLEIFLPRGKVESSGSNHRKTKSTETLGSPLPPYLCRYFPLVEIKAATQNFNDTFVIGVGGFGNVYKGCINGGVTPVAIKRLKPKSSQGAREFKTEIKLLSQLRHRHLVSLIGYCSDNGEMILVYDYMARGTFSDHLYRTGNLKPLPWEQRLQICIGAARGLHYLHSGANGSIIHRDVKSTNILLDEKMVAKVSDFGLSKMGTINTSKTHISTVVKGSFGYLDPEYFRRQQLTEKSDVYSFGVVLWEVLCARPALLHTVESRQISLAEWAKNCHGDGILDQIIDPNVKGQIEVECLNKFVEIAISCLHDKGIERPSMNDVVKGLEFALQLHQTSIGSKGDNGVALTNDWGDKTSSTKQSCATNESKQHISVTIFSEINESNGR, from the coding sequence ATGCCAGTTTTCAACTTCGTCACCGGTGTACACAACGTTGTCCAAGTAACGAGGGCATCATTCCACTCATGCAACGAAGAAGAACGAATTGGCTCATCCCTCACAACAAGCCCAGCAAACATCACACTCACCTCCGCAGGCGACCACTACTACATTTGCAATTTTAGCAACCATTGCCAGGCAGGCATGAAGCTAGCCGTCACCGTATCCAATGCTTCCCGAGAATTGCCGCAATCAAGAACAGTGCTCCTTGTCCTTAGTGTAGTTCTTGGcatactttttctttcttctatcCTAATGATTATTTTGCCTCCCCTCCTAGAGATTTTCCTGCCACGAGGAAAAGTCGAGTCCTCCGGCTCCAACCATCGGAAGACAAAGTCAACAGAGACCCTGGGATCACCTTTACCGCCTTATCTGTGTCGTTACTTTCCACTGGTTGAGATTAAAGCTGCCACCCAAAACTTCAACGATACTTTCGTTATTGGTGTTGGCGGGTTTGGCAATGTGTACAAAGGGTGCATTAATGGTGGTGTCACTCCTGTTGCTATCAAACGGTTGAAACCGAAATCATCACAGGGGGCCCGTGAGTTCAAGACGGAAATCAAGCTGCTTTCCCAACTTCGCCACCGCCATTTGGTTTCACTCATTGGTTACTGCTCCGATAATGGCGAGATGATCTTGGTTTACGATTACATGGCACGCGGCACTTTCAGTGACCATCTGTATCGCACTGGTAACCTTAAACCTCTTCCTTGGGAACAACGACTCCAAATTTGTATTGGCGCAGCGCGAGGATTGCACTACCTTCACAGTGGTGCCAATGGCTCCATTATTCACCGTGATGTTAAGAGCACAAATATTTTATTGGATGAGAAAATGGTCGCCAAGGTTTCAGATTTCGGGTTGTCAAAAATGGGCACGATCAACACGTCCAAAACGCACATCAGCACGGTGGTGAAAGGTAGCTTCGGTTATCTAGACCCAGAATACTTCCGACGTCAACAGCTGACTGAGAAGTCTGATGTGTACTCATTTGGAGTTGTTCTGTGGGAGGTATTGTGTGCAAGGCCAGCTCTGCTGCATACGGTAGAGAGTAGGCAAATCAGCCTTGCTGAGTGGGCCAAGAATTGTCATGGAGACGGGATACTTGACCAAATCATTGACCCAAATGTGAAGGGTCAGATTGAAGTCGAGTGCTTGAACAAGTTCGTTGAGATTGCTATAAGTTGCTTACATGATAAAGGAATCGAACGACCGTCGATGAATGATGTTGTGAAAGGCCTTGAGTTTGCACTACAGCTTCATCAAACGAGCATTGGAAGTAAGGGTGACAATGGAGTTGCCCTTACCAATGACTGGGGTGACAAAACCAGTAGTACGAAGCAAAGTTGTGCTACCAATGAATCCAAACAACATATATCTGTGACAATCTTCTCTGAGATCAACGAATCAAATGGACGATGA
- the LOC137716503 gene encoding protein ALP1-like: protein MELLDDYFVPNSAFPDTYFRRRFRMERHLFNKIMIAVCNHDSYFVQKKDAFGAMGLLPEQKITAALRMLAYGASADQVDEITRMGQSTILESLMRFCGAIESIYTAEYLRKPTHMDLERLLKKAEMRGFPGMIESIDCMHWTWKNCPSAWQGAYGDRKGAKSIILEAVASFDTWIWHAFFGVPGAQNDINVLAQSLVFNDDLQGKAPKVTYEVNGHMYDGPYYLADGIYPRWSTFVKTVPRPRSAKEKHFASCQEGCRKDVERCFGILQARWAIVRGAARLFDVESLRSIMMTCIILHNMIVEDEYDYEAVDEYEPDPMNNSRTRIYCAHDATDEPVQ from the coding sequence atggaactcttggatgattattttgttcctaatagtgcattccctgatacgtactttagacgtcgttttagaatggaacgacatttgttcaacaaaatcatgattgctgtttgcaaccatgattcttattttgtgcaaaaaaaagatgcttttggtgctatgggtctactgcctgagcaaaaaattactgctgccttgcggatgcttgcatatggagcatctgcagaccaagtggatgagataacgaggatggggcaatcaaccattcttgagtccctgatgaggttttgcggagcaatcgaatctatctacaccgctgagtacctccgcaaacctacacacatggacttggagcggctgttgaagaaggcggagatgcgtggctttcctgggatgattgaaagcattgattgtatgcactggacgtggaaaaactgtccaagtgcatggcaaggcgcttacggggacagaaaaggagcaaaaagtatcattctggaggcggtggcatcttttgatacatggatttggcacgcctttttcggggtcccgggagctcaaaatgacatcaacgtccttgcccaatccctagtgttcaacgatgacctgcaaggaaaggcaccaaaagttacgtatgaggtcaacggacatatgtacgacgggccatactacctagctgacggcatctACCCGCGCTGGTCAacctttgtcaaaacagtgccacgtccgcggagtgcaaaggaaaaacactttgcaagctgtcaagaggggtgcaggaaggatgtagagcgttgtttcggtatcctccaagctcgctgggcgatcgtcaggggtgctgccagattgtttgatgtagagtcgcttcgatccatcatgatgacgtgcatcattcttcacaacatgattgtggaagatgagtacgattatgaagctgttgatgaatatgagccagacccgatgaacaattcaagaacacgtatatattgtgctcatgacgccaccgatgagcccgtgcaa